The Fibrobacter sp. UWEL genome includes a region encoding these proteins:
- a CDS encoding NAD(P)-dependent oxidoreductase — protein sequence MKVVLIIAHNCIQPGAFRGFEAVLDGLRKNMPGARIASTSLVDLDNDLRAILREDVESVTLLPYLLLNGRHSKGDIPAIVADAQKDFPQIPMTLLPPLGEWDGFPDMVVNHVCKVNQSAEPRRHSERPSQCHPERSEGSRSSLFAIEMNLEGKNVLVVGGGRIALRKVKTLLPTGAHITVVAPLFDPEFHALVSNSSAGSPTLDKVPELSRRACFSSLVLLERTYETLDLRGVSMVFICTDQPAVNAQVSNDARARRILVNNACDYLDGDFIVPARMDFGENITVTVSTQGKAPSLAKKLKQKIQTDWSTELTQIEKEFITHNS from the coding sequence ATGAAAGTCGTCCTGATTATTGCCCATAACTGCATTCAACCCGGTGCATTCCGCGGTTTCGAGGCTGTGTTGGATGGCCTTCGCAAGAACATGCCCGGGGCGCGCATTGCAAGCACCAGCCTTGTGGATTTAGATAACGATCTTCGAGCCATCTTGCGTGAGGATGTGGAATCCGTAACTTTACTGCCGTATCTTCTTTTGAATGGCCGTCATTCCAAAGGGGATATCCCCGCCATTGTTGCTGATGCCCAGAAGGATTTCCCGCAGATTCCCATGACTCTTCTGCCGCCCTTGGGTGAATGGGATGGTTTCCCCGATATGGTGGTGAACCATGTTTGCAAGGTGAACCAGAGTGCTGAACCCCGACGTCATTCTGAGCGCCCCTCCCAATGTCATCCTGAACGTAGTGAAGGATCTCGCAGTTCCCTCTTCGCCATTGAAATGAATCTTGAGGGCAAGAACGTTCTCGTGGTTGGCGGCGGCCGCATCGCCCTCCGTAAGGTAAAAACGTTGTTACCCACAGGAGCCCACATTACCGTAGTGGCCCCGCTGTTTGATCCCGAATTCCATGCTCTTGTATCTAATAGTTCGGCAGGCTCACCAACCTTAGATAAGGTCCCTGAGCTCAGCCGAAGGGCCTGTTTCTCGTCTCTCGTTTTATTAGAACGCACTTACGAAACCTTGGATTTGCGGGGTGTTTCCATGGTGTTTATCTGCACCGACCAGCCGGCGGTAAATGCCCAGGTCAGCAATGATGCTCGTGCCCGCCGTATTTTGGTGAACAATGCCTGCGATTATCTTGATGGTGATTTTATTGTGCCTGCCCGAATGGACTTTGGCGAAAATATCACTGTCACCGTTTCCACCCAAGGCAAGGCCCCCAGCCTAGCTAAGAAACTGAAACAGAAAATCCAAACCGACTGGTCTACAGAACTGACCCAAATCGAAAAAGAATTTATAACTCATAACTCGTAA
- the cobA gene encoding uroporphyrinogen-III C-methyltransferase: MKNYGKVYLIGAGPGDPGLFTLKGKAILEKAEVVVYDRLVSPAILAMCNDKAQMVDVGKMPTHHKVKQSEINKLLVKFAQENPGATIARLKGGDPFVFGRGGEECLELVEAGVEFEVVPGVTAGISVPAYAGIPVTHRGVATSLHIITGHEKDERLACHPEQAQNNACHPEQAKRVEGSSVSGLDFPALAKCPGTLVFYMGISNMDFIARRLMECGKDPKTPLAFIEKGTTPYQRTVSCTLETAGETIVREKVVAPAITIMGDVVELGSSLAWRKNLPLSGKRLVITRAAKQAGGIASKLSALGAEVIETPMIETATCHPVVSICHPERSAQREVEGSSRVDFADLANFDILAFTSTNGVDSFFESLFKAGLDIRVLAGKKIASVGKITEKKLLERGIRCDYVPEDHTGEGLGKLLAEKCGDARILLLQGNLADDTLLKLLPKATRWVVYETLPVATMPDWKREAVATADAVVFASSSAVENFVKTVGCHCETVLTQESRNSYLIPRICFSIGRLTSATAKKYGFEVIESEETTMDSLVKKIGEYFAV, translated from the coding sequence ATGAAGAATTACGGCAAAGTTTACTTGATTGGTGCTGGTCCTGGTGATCCGGGGTTGTTCACCCTGAAGGGCAAGGCTATTTTGGAAAAGGCTGAGGTGGTTGTCTATGACCGCCTGGTTTCTCCTGCGATTTTGGCCATGTGCAATGATAAGGCGCAAATGGTGGATGTGGGCAAGATGCCGACCCATCACAAGGTGAAACAGTCAGAGATTAATAAACTGCTGGTGAAGTTCGCCCAGGAAAATCCGGGTGCGACCATCGCACGTTTGAAGGGTGGCGATCCCTTTGTGTTTGGCCGTGGCGGCGAAGAATGTTTGGAACTGGTGGAAGCCGGCGTCGAATTCGAAGTAGTGCCTGGTGTAACCGCTGGAATCTCTGTGCCGGCCTATGCAGGAATTCCCGTGACCCATCGTGGAGTTGCCACAAGCTTGCATATTATCACCGGACATGAAAAAGATGAGAGACTTGCTTGTCATCCTGAGCAAGCGCAGAATAATGCGTGTCATCCTGAGCAAGCGAAGCGCGTCGAAGGATCTTCTGTCTCGGGCTTGGATTTTCCGGCTCTTGCCAAGTGCCCGGGGACCTTGGTGTTCTACATGGGCATTTCCAACATGGATTTTATTGCCCGCCGTCTTATGGAATGTGGCAAGGATCCTAAGACCCCTCTGGCATTTATTGAAAAGGGTACCACTCCTTACCAGCGTACTGTTTCCTGTACCTTGGAAACTGCGGGGGAGACTATCGTCCGTGAAAAAGTGGTTGCTCCGGCTATCACCATTATGGGTGATGTTGTTGAACTGGGCTCCTCCTTGGCTTGGCGCAAGAATCTGCCGCTGTCTGGCAAACGTTTGGTTATTACTCGCGCCGCAAAACAGGCTGGCGGTATTGCTTCGAAACTGAGTGCACTGGGCGCCGAAGTCATCGAAACCCCCATGATTGAAACTGCCACATGTCATCCTGTAGTCTCCATATGTCATCCTGAGCGCAGCGCGCAGCGCGAAGTCGAAGGATCTAGCAGAGTGGATTTCGCAGATCTCGCAAACTTCGATATCCTGGCATTCACCAGCACCAACGGGGTGGATTCTTTCTTTGAATCTTTGTTCAAGGCCGGCTTGGATATTCGTGTCCTTGCTGGAAAGAAGATTGCAAGTGTTGGTAAGATTACCGAAAAGAAATTGCTGGAACGTGGCATTCGCTGCGATTACGTTCCTGAAGACCATACCGGCGAAGGCCTGGGTAAACTCCTCGCTGAAAAGTGTGGCGACGCAAGAATCCTCCTCCTTCAGGGCAATCTGGCAGATGATACCTTGTTGAAACTTCTCCCGAAAGCAACTCGCTGGGTGGTATACGAGACGTTGCCTGTGGCAACAATGCCCGACTGGAAACGTGAAGCCGTTGCAACCGCCGACGCCGTTGTCTTCGCAAGCTCCAGTGCCGTGGAAAACTTTGTTAAGACTGTGGGTTGCCATTGCGAAACTGTTCTAACACAGGAATCTCGTAATTCGTATCTCATACCTCGTATCTGCTTCTCCATCGGCCGCCTTACCTCCGCCACAGCCAAGAAGTATGGTTTTGAAGTAATCGAAAGTGAAGAAACCACCATGGATTCTCTGGTGAAAAAAATCGGGGAATATTTCGCGGTATGA
- a CDS encoding Gx transporter family protein, giving the protein MRLRDRNYIAYLGALTLLFSYAEMFLPRTVPFFRLGLGNTVVLLAFGLDFPAFLVLLLIKAVASSLMAGTLFSPFFILSLAQSVASGVVMYGLFYGTRRIQKFISLYGISMVGAVASSLVQILLASLYLGAGSYALLGPMMLFSLFASILTAFLALHLHIPNQAPVILESGEKRKSHSPYKVWGIVAAICVMAVFTLMQSNLMVLGICLGISLVFQKISGRRILLMPHITLWIFVLIANILSPSGRVVYSLGQFNITEGALLTGLNQALKLSAVSALSQCAASLRPAGDSIIALSLKYFRGLSDVLRKSPGNIFKKIRLALAATQIEE; this is encoded by the coding sequence ATGCGGTTGCGCGATAGGAACTACATTGCCTATCTGGGGGCGTTGACGCTTCTGTTCTCTTATGCTGAAATGTTCCTGCCTCGCACGGTGCCCTTCTTTAGGCTGGGGCTTGGAAATACCGTGGTCTTGTTGGCTTTCGGTTTGGATTTCCCGGCGTTTTTAGTTTTGCTCTTGATCAAGGCGGTGGCCTCTTCGTTGATGGCGGGTACCTTGTTTTCGCCCTTCTTTATTTTATCCCTTGCGCAGTCCGTGGCTTCGGGCGTTGTGATGTACGGGCTTTTTTACGGGACCCGTCGGATTCAAAAGTTCATCAGTCTTTATGGAATTTCCATGGTGGGGGCGGTGGCTAGCTCCCTGGTGCAAATCCTGTTGGCCAGTCTCTATTTGGGGGCGGGTTCCTATGCCTTGCTCGGCCCCATGATGCTCTTTTCCCTTTTCGCCAGTATCCTGACGGCGTTCCTAGCTCTACATTTGCATATTCCGAATCAAGCGCCTGTAATTTTGGAATCCGGTGAAAAACGGAAATCTCATTCGCCTTATAAAGTTTGGGGAATTGTTGCCGCTATTTGCGTTATGGCTGTGTTCACCTTGATGCAAAGTAATCTGATGGTGCTTGGAATCTGCCTAGGAATAAGTCTTGTGTTCCAAAAAATCTCTGGACGGCGGATCCTTTTGATGCCTCACATAACGCTCTGGATTTTTGTGTTGATTGCCAACATTCTGTCTCCCTCGGGCCGGGTGGTTTATAGCCTGGGACAATTCAACATTACCGAAGGGGCTTTGCTGACTGGCTTGAATCAAGCGTTAAAACTATCTGCAGTTTCAGCCTTGTCACAATGTGCAGCCAGTTTGCGTCCGGCTGGCGATTCTATCATTGCCTTGTCCCTCAAGTATTTTAGAGGCCTGAGCGATGTTCTTCGAAAGTCTCCCGGCAATATCTTCAAGAAGATTCGCTTGGCTTTAGCCGCCACACAAATTGAAGAATAA
- a CDS encoding PD-(D/E)XK nuclease family transposase: MNREEFANLLKNIKNVHDKGGTPEDLDAFLLPYANRNVYFYNDACVKKILASQENIPLTVDLVNASLDLKGSDCFECPSLSNPYIPGELGIKSVEPDILLRKSHPVFCGTKRPDDVVSVEFQHNGGSIFSDRLMLYVARHTSRMVAPGDVGPLDNLNLISFQHFDTYPWEVCRDYRYTIKMRTQNNLVYYNKQTITLVEVKKFLDHADYFVDDDSRLAQWLRVIDALNREDDDAFAKYAGDPIFQALHKSVKLCNFDSGYLLKESKHMTDIAYEKYIAAEEGRAEGREAGLAEGRAEGRAEGRAEGREAGLAEGSAAKSREMAKRMLLAHEPEDKIVAYTGLSVEEIRQIK; the protein is encoded by the coding sequence ATGAATCGCGAAGAGTTTGCAAATCTTCTGAAAAATATTAAGAATGTACATGATAAGGGCGGAACGCCCGAGGATCTGGACGCATTCCTTCTGCCTTATGCCAACCGCAATGTTTACTTTTACAATGACGCTTGCGTCAAGAAGATCCTGGCCAGTCAGGAGAATATTCCCCTCACTGTGGATCTTGTGAACGCGTCCCTGGATTTGAAGGGGAGTGATTGTTTTGAGTGTCCTTCCCTGAGTAATCCTTATATTCCTGGGGAACTGGGTATCAAGAGTGTGGAACCGGATATTCTGCTGAGAAAGTCTCATCCTGTTTTTTGCGGGACGAAGCGGCCTGATGATGTGGTTTCTGTGGAGTTCCAGCACAATGGTGGTTCTATTTTTAGTGACCGGCTGATGCTTTACGTGGCACGCCATACCAGTCGGATGGTTGCTCCTGGTGATGTGGGGCCCCTTGACAATCTCAATCTGATTAGTTTTCAGCATTTTGATACGTACCCTTGGGAAGTATGTCGGGACTACCGTTATACCATCAAGATGAGGACCCAGAACAATCTTGTGTATTACAATAAGCAGACTATTACTCTCGTGGAAGTGAAGAAGTTTTTGGATCATGCAGATTATTTCGTGGATGATGATAGTCGCTTGGCCCAGTGGCTTCGTGTCATTGATGCCTTGAACCGCGAAGATGATGATGCTTTTGCCAAGTATGCGGGTGACCCCATTTTCCAGGCCTTGCATAAGTCCGTCAAATTGTGTAACTTTGACAGTGGATATTTGCTCAAGGAGTCTAAGCATATGACTGACATCGCCTACGAAAAGTATATTGCTGCTGAGGAAGGCCGTGCTGAGGGCCGTGAAGCGGGCCTTGCAGAAGGTCGTGCAGAAGGTCGTGCAGAAGGTCGTGCAGAAGGTCGTGAAGCTGGTCTTGCTGAGGGGTCTGCCGCAAAAAGTCGGGAGATGGCAAAAAGGATGCTTTTGGCCCATGAACCTGAAGACAAGATTGTCGCCTACACAGGTCTTTCTGTTGAAGAGATACGTCAGATTAAGTAA
- a CDS encoding NusG domain II-containing protein codes for MHQESVIRRIVSSVKVLDVVLFCGIVVAALWLTLDNLKASGDRIVVHAGDRMYEFSLKEDGVHKVQGPLGETVIEIRNGRARIVDSPCPNKICIRQGFAHPLVCLPNKIVVDVEDSEGFDAVAR; via the coding sequence ATGCATCAAGAGTCCGTAATTAGAAGAATTGTTTCCTCGGTGAAGGTTCTTGATGTGGTGCTGTTTTGCGGAATTGTTGTAGCGGCACTTTGGCTGACCTTAGACAATCTTAAAGCCTCGGGCGATAGGATTGTGGTTCATGCAGGCGACCGGATGTATGAATTTAGCCTTAAGGAAGATGGTGTCCACAAGGTTCAGGGGCCTTTAGGTGAAACGGTCATCGAAATAAGGAATGGCCGGGCCCGCATCGTTGACTCCCCTTGTCCCAACAAGATTTGCATCCGTCAGGGTTTTGCGCACCCTCTTGTTTGCCTCCCTAATAAGATTGTTGTGGATGTAGAGGATTCGGAGGGCTTTGATGCGGTTGCGCGATAG
- the hemB gene encoding porphobilinogen synthase — MIVRPRRLRRNATIRNMIAETSVSPDCLVYPMFVVEGEGIKEEISSMPNQYRFSIDELLKEIETFGPLGLKSVLLFGIPDHKDEMATEAYDEDGIVQRATRAIKAKFPEIYVICDVCLCEYMSHGHCGIIKDCDVDNDPTLELLAKTAVSQASAGADMVAPSDMMDGHITAIREALDEAGFTNTPIMGYSAKFASAYYGPFRDAADSAPHFGNRKSYQMDVRNIREAMHEVELDLEEGADIVMVKPGLAFLDVLRGAAEISNVPVAVYNVSGEYSMVKAAGKMGWIDEDAIIRENMIAFKRAGADIIITYHAKEILEKNLLG; from the coding sequence ATGATCGTCCGTCCTCGTCGTTTACGCCGTAATGCCACCATCCGCAATATGATTGCGGAAACTTCCGTTTCTCCCGATTGCCTCGTTTATCCCATGTTCGTGGTAGAAGGGGAGGGCATCAAGGAAGAAATTTCTTCCATGCCCAACCAGTACCGTTTCAGCATCGATGAATTGCTGAAGGAAATCGAAACCTTCGGACCTCTGGGTCTTAAGTCTGTGCTTCTGTTCGGCATCCCGGACCATAAGGATGAAATGGCTACGGAAGCTTATGATGAAGACGGTATTGTGCAACGTGCAACCCGCGCCATCAAGGCCAAGTTCCCTGAAATCTATGTGATTTGCGACGTGTGCCTTTGCGAATACATGAGCCATGGTCACTGCGGTATCATCAAGGACTGCGATGTGGATAATGACCCCACCTTGGAACTGCTGGCAAAGACTGCTGTTTCTCAGGCTTCTGCTGGTGCAGACATGGTGGCTCCCAGCGACATGATGGACGGTCACATCACCGCCATCCGTGAAGCTTTGGACGAAGCTGGTTTTACCAATACTCCCATTATGGGTTACAGCGCCAAGTTCGCCAGCGCCTACTACGGCCCCTTCCGCGATGCAGCCGACTCCGCTCCTCATTTCGGTAACCGCAAGTCTTACCAGATGGACGTTCGCAACATTCGCGAAGCCATGCACGAAGTGGAATTGGACTTGGAAGAAGGTGCAGACATTGTCATGGTGAAGCCGGGCCTTGCTTTCTTGGACGTGCTCCGCGGTGCTGCAGAAATCAGCAACGTTCCCGTAGCTGTCTATAACGTGAGCGGTGAATACTCCATGGTCAAGGCCGCCGGTAAGATGGGCTGGATTGATGAAGACGCCATCATTCGAGAAAACATGATCGCTTTCAAGCGCGCCGGTGCCGATATCATCATCACGTATCATGCCAAGGAAATCTTGGAAAAGAATTTACTTGGGTAA
- a CDS encoding fibro-slime domain-containing protein, with amino-acid sequence MAIVTNDTDQEFDIIIRDFEVNHPDFENFTEEALVSMGKDERFGINTWLDSYLGNAEWLGRRNDNTTYGCGSVQSPALGLAMGSEGYPKEIMTPSGATTTLPAYLANISSAQGYAWYGEFARCTQDPELNPLGLEKMRGSAAELCSDNAESWDISAPDSEKSCSKICQVHVWSKPVYITPGMVKQQLQFKHSEDGEIDFYSPEIERNRLACDNEYFDHWFHDEGSVNKSSNTTMVLSQSALDPKYVEIRKDWNNGGFFPLDSVSDDGNFYFIESKPGLDQYGPQSLSINCPPYNYLYASSQTDFLGKSTSDLCKFWQTNGGPKNKDAAFKAAMTSPFGISHLRNYGFTIMGFIPFEYHKDANEIFQFTGDDDMWIFVDGVLAVDLGGTHLPATGTIRMDYLAVNSHGCHEGDPMLDSCVTKVDEKGAWKDSSVHYIHFFHAERQSDGSNFKIRSSISKVNLIGKPSQSDSNLKEENLYEYYSSFAPGELSTDAKEGEPVCQIPCYK; translated from the coding sequence TTGGCAATCGTAACAAACGATACTGATCAGGAGTTTGACATCATCATCAGAGATTTTGAAGTCAATCATCCGGACTTCGAGAACTTCACGGAAGAAGCTTTAGTCAGCATGGGTAAAGACGAAAGATTTGGAATCAACACATGGCTAGATTCTTATCTAGGAAATGCGGAGTGGTTAGGCCGTCGAAACGACAATACAACCTACGGATGCGGCAGTGTCCAATCACCTGCACTTGGTTTGGCAATGGGTTCTGAAGGATATCCCAAGGAAATCATGACCCCATCCGGAGCAACAACAACCCTTCCCGCCTACCTCGCAAACATCAGTTCTGCACAAGGGTACGCATGGTATGGCGAATTTGCCCGATGCACTCAAGATCCCGAATTAAACCCTCTTGGTTTAGAAAAAATGCGCGGTTCAGCGGCGGAGTTGTGTTCCGATAATGCGGAATCCTGGGACATCTCCGCTCCCGATAGCGAGAAATCCTGTTCCAAGATTTGCCAAGTTCACGTTTGGTCCAAACCGGTCTATATCACACCAGGTATGGTCAAGCAGCAGTTGCAATTTAAGCACAGTGAAGACGGTGAAATTGATTTTTACAGCCCTGAAATCGAAAGGAATCGTCTTGCCTGCGACAATGAATATTTTGATCATTGGTTCCACGATGAAGGATCCGTCAACAAGAGTTCCAATACCACGATGGTTTTAAGCCAGTCTGCATTAGACCCCAAATATGTTGAGATTCGCAAGGACTGGAATAACGGAGGTTTCTTCCCTCTGGATTCTGTTTCAGACGATGGAAACTTTTATTTTATCGAATCTAAACCCGGCTTAGACCAATATGGTCCTCAATCCCTTTCTATTAACTGTCCACCCTACAATTATCTGTACGCATCCTCTCAAACGGATTTCTTAGGAAAAAGTACATCAGATCTTTGTAAGTTCTGGCAAACCAATGGAGGCCCCAAAAATAAAGATGCGGCCTTTAAAGCAGCGATGACATCTCCTTTTGGAATAAGCCATTTACGTAACTACGGCTTCACCATCATGGGCTTCATCCCCTTTGAATATCACAAGGATGCGAACGAAATATTCCAGTTCACAGGCGATGACGATATGTGGATTTTCGTTGACGGCGTTCTTGCCGTAGATCTGGGCGGAACTCATCTCCCTGCCACCGGAACCATCCGCATGGACTATCTGGCAGTGAATTCACACGGATGCCACGAAGGTGACCCCATGCTGGATTCTTGCGTCACAAAGGTCGACGAAAAGGGTGCGTGGAAAGACAGTAGTGTTCATTACATACACTTCTTCCATGCAGAACGCCAGTCCGATGGTTCCAACTTCAAGATTCGCAGTTCTATTTCAAAGGTAAACCTTATCGGAAAGCCTAGCCAAAGCGATTCTAACCTGAAGGAAGAAAATCTCTACGAATACTACAGCAGCTTTGCCCCCGGCGAATTATCCACCGACGCCAAGGAAGG